The following coding sequences lie in one Cannabis sativa cultivar Pink pepper isolate KNU-18-1 chromosome 5, ASM2916894v1, whole genome shotgun sequence genomic window:
- the LOC133037727 gene encoding ABC transporter G family member 31-like translates to MRTVRNTVDTGRTVVCTIHQPSIDIFEAFDELLLMKRGGRLIYGGKLGLHSQTMISYFEKISEIPKIPRGYNPATWMLEVTTPATEERLGIDFATIYRNSEQYREVEASIEHFSTPASGSEPLKFSSTYSQDRLSQFLICLWKQNLVYYRSPA, encoded by the exons ATGAGGACTGTACGCAATACTGTTGATACGGGAAGGACTGTAGTCTGTACCATACATCAACCAAGCATTGATATATTTGAGGCATTTGATGAG CTTCTTCTTATGAAACGAGGAGGCCGTCTCATATATGGAGGGAAACTTGGTCTACACTCACAAACGATGATAAGCTATTTTGAG AAAATTAGtgaaattcctaaaattcctcgcGGTTATAATCCAGCAACTTGGATGCTTGAGGTTACTACACCTGCTACTGAAGAAAGACTTGGTATTGACTTTGCAACTATCTATAGAAATTCAGAGCAATACAG GGAGGTTGAAGCTTCTATTGAGCATTTTAGTACTCCAGCTTCTGGTTCAGAACCATTAAAATTCTCTTCCACTTATTCACAAGATAGACTCTCTCAATTTTTGATATGTTTGTGGAAACAAAATC